The Winogradskyella schleiferi genome has a window encoding:
- a CDS encoding sensor histidine kinase, with protein sequence MKNNYFHRRILILLILNFGYHLSSIAQQVDTLNVNSNFQNVNLKTFAKINGEQSVDERSYFYFGFNNELNTIEFTIRNTENKPKNLILELSNALINEIILFKHFDETLIQQYKTGIDFNVSNKSLEHRLFAFPIHLKPLEIASFQLQLKKERGKPLVTSAYLKRESRFIKQSSIQLILIGLYYGISILSVFFSLFVFYILRRWRYLIYAFYIIFLGLFISSYTGLFSQLFLSESDVFSKYKHYVLFSEISLLLFVIFSQKILEAKVYMPQLKKAIDILLIALVSIRILIHFVFTNLFEQYVTVLMNLWYAIFLIMTILITIEIILYFKTNFKRSSFFAIAYVFMISGVCITILYHSYGLVNTMLYGLPIVFYSSFLEILFLTFTVILMVKDIYEERNSLSEKIVIEEKKNLTAFIKGEDNERIRISKELHDNIGSQLSYLKRVVSDKFKDHDLTDAINTICDDVRNLSHEISPSDLKLIGFENAVSDLATNLSGQTSLTVNFNSYHFPQNLEENIEIQLYRVVQETLNNILKHAKAKHIDIQLIGHDTYATISIEDDGKGFNIKTNEKGLGLKNITSRIHQINGKLEIDSKIDYGTSILITIPK encoded by the coding sequence ATGAAAAACAACTACTTTCATAGACGTATTTTAATCCTTTTGATTTTGAATTTCGGATACCATTTGAGTTCAATAGCTCAACAAGTAGACACTCTTAATGTAAATTCAAATTTTCAAAACGTAAATCTCAAAACATTTGCGAAAATAAATGGAGAACAATCAGTCGATGAGCGCTCCTATTTCTATTTCGGTTTTAACAATGAGTTAAACACAATTGAGTTTACAATAAGAAATACTGAGAACAAGCCTAAAAATTTGATTCTAGAGTTGTCTAATGCTCTTATAAATGAGATAATTTTATTTAAACATTTTGATGAAACTTTAATTCAACAATATAAAACAGGTATTGATTTTAACGTTTCTAATAAGTCGCTTGAGCATCGCCTTTTTGCTTTCCCTATTCATTTAAAGCCTTTAGAAATTGCATCCTTTCAATTGCAATTGAAGAAGGAACGAGGCAAACCCTTAGTTACATCTGCCTATTTAAAAAGAGAGTCTAGGTTTATTAAACAAAGCTCTATTCAGTTAATTCTAATTGGGTTGTATTATGGTATTAGTATACTATCCGTATTTTTTAGTTTGTTCGTTTTCTATATTTTAAGAAGGTGGCGTTATCTTATTTACGCTTTTTATATTATTTTTCTTGGACTCTTTATAAGTTCTTATACTGGTTTATTTTCACAATTATTTCTTAGTGAATCAGATGTATTTAGCAAATACAAGCATTATGTTTTATTTAGTGAAATTTCGTTATTGTTGTTTGTTATTTTTTCTCAAAAAATCCTAGAAGCTAAAGTCTATATGCCGCAATTAAAAAAGGCTATAGATATTCTATTAATTGCACTTGTCTCCATTAGAATTTTAATTCATTTCGTTTTTACAAACTTATTTGAGCAATACGTTACAGTATTAATGAACCTTTGGTACGCTATTTTTTTAATAATGACAATACTCATTACCATAGAAATTATCTTGTACTTTAAAACCAATTTTAAACGCTCATCATTTTTTGCTATAGCTTATGTGTTTATGATTTCGGGAGTTTGTATAACTATTCTCTATCATAGCTATGGTTTAGTTAATACAATGCTATATGGTTTGCCAATTGTTTTTTACTCCTCATTTTTAGAAATACTATTTTTAACATTTACTGTAATTTTAATGGTGAAAGATATCTATGAGGAGCGCAATTCTTTATCCGAAAAAATAGTAATCGAAGAAAAGAAAAACCTAACGGCTTTTATTAAAGGGGAAGACAATGAACGAATACGGATAAGTAAAGAATTGCACGATAATATTGGAAGTCAATTAAGTTACTTAAAACGTGTTGTTTCAGACAAATTTAAGGACCATGACCTTACCGATGCTATTAATACAATTTGTGATGATGTTAGAAACTTATCCCACGAAATATCACCTTCAGACTTAAAACTCATTGGATTTGAAAATGCTGTTTCAGATTTGGCTACTAATTTATCAGGTCAGACCTCTTTGACAGTAAATTTTAACAGCTATCATTTTCCCCAAAATCTAGAGGAAAACATAGAAATACAACTTTACAGAGTTGTTCAAGAAACGCTCAACAATATTTTAAAACACGCAAAAGCAAAACATATTGATATACAATTAATCGGTCATGATACTTATGCCACTATAAGTATTGAAGATGACGGAAAAGGATTTAATATTAAAACCAACGAAAAAGGACTTGGTTTAAAAAATATAACCTCCAGAATTCATCAAATTAACGGAAAGTTAGAGATTGATTCAAAAATCGATTATGGGACATCTATTCTCATCACAATTCCAAAATAA
- a CDS encoding T9SS type A sorting domain-containing protein, translated as MKTKLLFPLILLVSIHLSAQQNIWTGTIDDKWSDENNWTGTVPAPSDDVLIPSGFVVTLDTPANILSIEVQGNSVLNVTSSLIIANPSEFEDNVVVNWVSGDLHGGGTLLNSGTINMSYFSFDLSGSTELNNPGTINMVGGAIGISSDSVLNNSGTGIIDFKTNGSQFGASSGDLINQGTIKTSFPNPTDQGFIACDIINQDGIFQIDTGILNLNNTDVNLMGAEFNVSAGATLNLNSPMDVLGVLTGIVYGDLNWNGDIFVTSTAVFNFSGNNIINWINGNLDGGGTLTNLSIMDKKGGALTTIKNATTLDNEGEIRFTTGTDVVLSAGSVLNNNASGLIDIKTDGAEIRSTGSTPNLFNNSGLIKTSFPDTDDQSIIWAQLNELGGTIQVDIGTLSLNNANTTLANTVINVASGSKLQWLMPIAITGSLTGINDGLIVWDDPLIVNSSAAFDFSGSGVVDWKSGNLDGGGVLTNLNTITKSTGISSSILGATTLNNESVLQLTGASDILIGTGSTINNNSTGIITFQSTGSAIGTTGTAPNVLNNFGIISRNVPAGFPTISATTNNYGVIEAASDSFIFSGVLNNEISGIIKGTGVIELPSAGNFTNNGTFGPGASPGTLTLIGDYPSTANSVLEIELNGLIQGVEHDLLAIDGSADLEGDLNVVLGFSPEVDDEFVILTTSNTINSCNLPTTITSSFGGTDYEFNVVCRNNNELVLITTETLGIGSVEVDLSSAKLYPNPTSGLVSFSHKTITKIEVFDITGKLVKHSKSYSISIQDLQSGIYIVKGINDENISVSRKLMKI; from the coding sequence ATGAAAACAAAACTATTATTTCCGTTAATTCTATTAGTTTCAATCCACTTGTCCGCCCAACAAAATATTTGGACGGGAACAATAGATGACAAATGGTCTGATGAAAACAATTGGACAGGAACTGTTCCAGCACCTTCAGATGATGTGCTAATTCCGTCTGGGTTTGTGGTAACATTAGACACACCAGCAAACATATTATCTATTGAAGTTCAAGGCAACTCAGTATTAAATGTTACATCTTCTCTAATCATTGCTAACCCTTCTGAATTTGAGGATAATGTTGTGGTAAATTGGGTCTCGGGCGATTTACATGGCGGAGGTACACTACTAAATAGCGGCACCATAAATATGTCGTATTTCTCATTTGATTTATCCGGATCTACAGAACTGAATAACCCTGGAACCATAAATATGGTAGGTGGTGCGATTGGAATAAGCTCTGATAGTGTCCTTAATAATTCTGGAACTGGTATTATTGATTTTAAAACTAATGGTAGTCAATTCGGCGCTTCATCAGGTGATTTAATCAATCAAGGAACCATAAAAACATCGTTTCCAAATCCAACAGACCAAGGCTTTATTGCCTGCGATATTATAAATCAAGATGGTATATTTCAAATTGATACTGGTATATTAAATCTAAATAATACAGATGTAAATTTAATGGGTGCAGAATTTAATGTGTCTGCTGGTGCTACATTAAACTTAAATAGTCCCATGGATGTTTTGGGAGTTCTTACAGGCATTGTTTATGGAGATTTAAATTGGAACGGAGATATTTTTGTGACTTCTACGGCTGTTTTTAACTTTTCTGGAAATAATATTATCAATTGGATTAATGGTAATTTAGATGGTGGTGGAACATTAACAAATTTGTCTATAATGGACAAAAAAGGTGGTGCTCTAACAACAATCAAAAATGCCACTACTTTAGATAATGAAGGTGAAATACGATTTACTACAGGAACTGATGTGGTGCTGAGTGCTGGCTCTGTATTAAATAATAATGCTTCTGGACTAATTGACATAAAAACAGATGGAGCAGAAATTAGAAGCACAGGAAGCACTCCCAACCTATTCAATAATTCTGGCTTAATAAAAACCTCTTTTCCCGATACGGATGATCAATCAATTATATGGGCACAGCTTAATGAGCTTGGAGGCACAATTCAAGTAGATATAGGTACATTGAGTTTAAACAATGCAAACACCACATTAGCAAACACTGTTATAAATGTAGCCTCAGGATCTAAGTTGCAATGGCTTATGCCCATAGCAATAACAGGTAGCTTAACGGGAATCAATGATGGTTTAATTGTTTGGGATGATCCATTAATTGTTAATTCTTCTGCCGCCTTCGACTTTTCTGGAAGTGGAGTCGTTGACTGGAAATCTGGCAACTTAGATGGTGGTGGTGTACTAACTAATTTAAATACCATTACAAAATCAACAGGCATTAGTTCTAGCATTCTTGGAGCTACGACATTAAATAATGAAAGTGTTTTGCAGTTGACAGGAGCTAGCGATATTCTTATCGGAACTGGTTCTACTATTAATAACAACTCAACAGGAATCATCACTTTTCAATCTACAGGGTCTGCAATAGGCACAACTGGAACAGCCCCTAATGTTTTAAATAATTTTGGAATAATTAGTCGGAATGTACCAGCAGGATTTCCAACTATTAGTGCTACAACTAACAATTATGGAGTCATAGAAGCTGCATCAGATAGTTTTATCTTTTCTGGGGTATTAAATAACGAAATTTCTGGTATCATTAAAGGAACTGGGGTTATAGAATTACCTTCGGCCGGAAATTTCACTAACAATGGTACTTTTGGGCCTGGAGCATCACCAGGTACATTGACGCTTATTGGTGATTATCCCTCAACAGCAAATTCGGTTTTAGAGATTGAATTGAATGGTTTAATTCAAGGTGTAGAACACGACTTATTAGCCATAGATGGTAGCGCCGATTTAGAAGGAGATTTAAATGTTGTATTAGGGTTTAGTCCTGAAGTGGATGATGAGTTCGTAATATTAACCACCTCTAATACTATAAATAGCTGCAATTTACCAACTACAATTACATCGTCCTTTGGTGGAACTGATTACGAATTTAACGTAGTGTGTAGAAATAATAATGAGCTAGTTCTTATAACTACAGAAACACTAGGTATTGGATCTGTTGAAGTAGATTTATCATCAGCAAAATTATACCCAAACCCAACAAGTGGTTTAGTTTCTTTTTCCCATAAAACTATCACTAAGATTGAAGTGTTTGATATTACAGGAAAGCTTGTTAAACACTCAAAATCCTATTCAATATCAATTCAAGATTTGCAATCTGGCATATATATAGTTAAAGGGATTAATGATGAAAATATTTCAGTCTCAAGAAAACTGATGAAAATCTAA
- a CDS encoding DUF202 domain-containing protein, which produces MKRIVKSPLKIKKIKLLRFGRDFKPDQEVILRDYLAIERTRLANERTLLSYIRSSLYLLLGAIALFQLKEFANFEYLALTALIFSVIFFIIGVYRFTILKKSLKRVYYQSEEKEDSKNE; this is translated from the coding sequence ATGAAACGAATCGTAAAGTCACCGTTAAAAATAAAGAAGATAAAACTCTTGCGTTTTGGTCGCGATTTTAAACCTGATCAAGAAGTTATTTTAAGAGACTATTTGGCCATAGAGCGCACACGTTTGGCTAATGAACGTACGCTTTTGTCTTACATTCGTTCGTCTCTGTATTTATTATTGGGCGCCATTGCCCTGTTTCAATTAAAAGAGTTTGCCAATTTTGAATATCTAGCACTAACGGCACTAATTTTTAGTGTTATATTTTTTATAATAGGCGTCTATCGTTTTACAATATTGAAAAAGAGCTTAAAACGTGTTTATTATCAATCTGAAGAAAAAGAAGACTCTAAAAATGAATAA
- a CDS encoding S8 family peptidase encodes MKLNQRLIAYLVVAGTLFLGCGSTGEILSTPIENIDTSPLKVTDLTDAETKNWGHLDLVKDTIPGMSVDKAYTEIIKNKKGEKVIVAVIDSGIDIDHEDLDGVIWTNKDEKPNNGIDDDKNGYVDDMHGWNFLGDGYDEQLEYVRILASGDKTNPNYEAAKAKYEEEYQLWISRKTQYDQIAQVINKADETLSQHLGKKEYTTKEVNAIKTEDQNLAQAVQIAQNVNANGSSLAEASEEINDILVQINERLNYNLNKDFSGRKTGDDINDLSNKGYGNGNVKPLKKSESHGTHVAGIIAAERNNGKGANGVANHVEIMAIRAVPNGDEYDKDIALAIRYAVDNGAKVINGSFGKSFSPHADWVRDAIKYASDNDVVFVHAAGNDGKNIDSEPSFPDDNVNFAEISNTYITVGSLTSKYGSKIVSDFSNFGKNNVDVFAPGSDIYSTVPENEYESNSGTSMASPAVAGVAALIRSYYPKLTAAQVKQVIIESGLPIATKVVVGGDASNVMAFSDLSKTGRIVNAYNALIMASKL; translated from the coding sequence ATGAAATTAAATCAAAGATTAATAGCCTATCTCGTAGTTGCAGGTACATTATTTTTGGGATGTGGTAGCACTGGAGAAATTCTTTCTACTCCAATTGAAAATATAGATACATCACCTCTAAAAGTGACCGATTTAACAGATGCGGAAACCAAAAATTGGGGACATTTAGACCTTGTTAAAGACACTATTCCTGGAATGAGTGTGGATAAGGCTTATACTGAAATCATTAAAAACAAAAAAGGAGAAAAAGTCATCGTTGCCGTTATAGATTCTGGTATTGACATTGACCACGAAGATTTAGATGGCGTGATTTGGACCAATAAAGACGAAAAGCCCAACAACGGTATAGATGATGATAAAAATGGCTATGTAGATGATATGCATGGTTGGAATTTCTTAGGAGATGGTTATGACGAGCAACTGGAATACGTGCGTATTTTAGCTTCTGGAGATAAAACGAATCCAAATTATGAAGCTGCCAAAGCAAAATATGAAGAAGAATATCAATTGTGGATAAGTCGCAAAACGCAATACGATCAAATTGCTCAGGTGATCAATAAAGCAGATGAAACCTTAAGCCAACATCTTGGAAAAAAAGAGTATACCACTAAAGAGGTAAATGCTATAAAAACAGAAGATCAAAATCTGGCTCAAGCGGTTCAAATTGCTCAAAATGTAAATGCCAACGGTTCAAGTTTAGCAGAGGCTTCGGAAGAAATCAATGATATATTAGTACAAATTAATGAGCGTTTAAACTATAACTTAAACAAAGACTTTTCTGGTCGCAAAACTGGAGATGACATCAACGATTTATCTAATAAAGGTTATGGCAACGGCAACGTAAAACCCTTAAAAAAATCGGAATCCCATGGAACGCATGTTGCTGGTATTATTGCTGCAGAACGTAATAATGGAAAAGGAGCGAATGGTGTAGCAAACCACGTTGAAATAATGGCGATTAGAGCCGTACCAAATGGAGATGAGTACGATAAGGATATAGCGTTGGCCATTCGTTATGCCGTAGATAATGGTGCAAAAGTCATTAATGGGAGTTTCGGGAAATCATTTTCTCCTCATGCAGATTGGGTAAGAGATGCTATTAAGTATGCTTCTGATAATGATGTGGTATTTGTACATGCTGCTGGTAATGACGGTAAAAACATAGATTCAGAACCAAGTTTCCCAGATGATAATGTAAATTTTGCTGAAATTTCAAATACATACATCACAGTGGGTTCTTTAACTTCCAAATATGGATCTAAGATTGTTTCTGATTTTTCTAACTTCGGAAAAAATAATGTGGATGTTTTTGCTCCAGGTTCCGATATCTATTCTACTGTGCCAGAAAACGAGTATGAGTCAAATAGTGGTACGTCAATGGCGTCTCCTGCAGTTGCAGGTGTTGCCGCACTAATTCGCTCTTATTATCCTAAATTAACAGCGGCTCAGGTTAAACAAGTGATCATAGAATCTGGATTACCAATCGCAACCAAAGTCGTTGTGGGTGGAGATGCTTCTAATGTAATGGCTTTTTCAGATTTGTCTAAAACAGGACGAATAGTGAATGCTTATAATGCTTTAATAATGGCTTCGAAACTATAA
- a CDS encoding MBL fold metallo-hydrolase — translation MQLYPIQSGNFKLDGGAMFGVVPKSLWQRTNPADNNNMIDIAARCLLIEDGDRLILIDTGMGNKQSDKFYGYYFLYGDDSIDKSLESHGFHRDDITDVFMTHLHFDHCGGSIQWNKNRTGYEPAFKNAHFWSNKDHWKWATEPNRREAASFLKENILPMEESGQLKFTDVPEQHILKNSALGFDIFFANGHTDKQMIPMIQYKGKTICFMADLLPTVGHLPLPFVMGYDTRPLLTLDEKESFLNMAADQNFYLFLEHDAHNEIITVKHTEKGVRLNETFTTKNLFK, via the coding sequence ATGCAGTTATATCCTATTCAATCTGGAAACTTTAAACTCGATGGTGGTGCCATGTTTGGCGTGGTACCGAAATCGCTATGGCAACGCACCAATCCTGCGGATAATAACAATATGATTGACATTGCGGCACGTTGTTTGTTAATCGAAGATGGCGATCGTCTCATTTTGATTGATACCGGAATGGGAAATAAACAAAGCGATAAATTTTATGGCTATTACTTTCTTTACGGAGATGATAGTATTGATAAATCTTTAGAATCGCACGGATTTCATCGAGATGATATTACAGATGTATTTATGACACATCTTCATTTTGACCATTGTGGAGGTAGTATTCAATGGAACAAAAACCGAACCGGTTACGAACCCGCCTTTAAAAACGCTCATTTTTGGAGCAATAAAGACCATTGGAAATGGGCAACAGAACCCAACCGAAGAGAAGCTGCGTCCTTCTTAAAAGAAAATATATTACCAATGGAAGAAAGTGGGCAATTGAAGTTTACGGACGTCCCTGAGCAACATATTTTAAAAAATTCAGCTTTAGGATTCGACATTTTCTTTGCCAATGGCCATACCGACAAACAGATGATTCCGATGATACAATACAAAGGTAAAACCATTTGTTTTATGGCCGATTTGCTACCAACCGTGGGCCATTTACCATTACCATTTGTGATGGGTTATGACACCAGACCATTATTAACACTCGATGAAAAAGAGTCGTTTCTGAATATGGCAGCTGATCAAAATTTTTATCTCTTTTTAGAGCATGATGCACACAACGAAATTATAACCGTTAAGCATACCGAAAAAGGAGTAAGGCTTAATGAAACCTTTACAACAAAAAACCTATTTAAATAA
- a CDS encoding M1 family metallopeptidase yields the protein MKHFTISLLSLLILASCGSTKQSTNTSKASNVSDNGYWQQHVDYAMEIDMDVNTYKYKGKQKLVYTNNSPDVLNRVYYHLYFNAFQPGSEMDVRSLTIKDPSPKISDRISKLQPNEIGYIKVNSLKQNGTIISHKTVGTVLEVQLNKPIQPGEKVTFDMDFDAQVPIQIRRSGRNNKEGVALSMSQWYPKLAEYDEEGWHADPYISREFHGVWGDFDVKLTIDEDYVVGGTGYLQGEPKVKSGKKTLHFKAPRVHDFTWAVDPDFIHDTFQMPNGPLLHFYYKKDLEQHYLDNWKKLPLEAAMLMDFFNENIGQYPYDQYSVIQGGDGGMEYAMCTLITGKRSYGSLLGVTAHELAHTWFQFLLASNETKHEWMDEGFTSYISALAMNSLRNDKKPNPLEGSYRGYLALANSGVEQPLTTHSDRYEFNQVYSAAAYNKGAVFLAQLGYVIGKDNLKKTIKKYFDDFSFKHPKPFDIIRTAERITDFELDWYFIDFAQTTNTIDYGVKLIEGKSVTLERIGLMPMPIDLSVTYIDGTTEDFYIPLQMMRGEKPTSATIISDWAWAMPTYSFEAKKEIESVEIDASKMMADVNRANNELTN from the coding sequence ATGAAACATTTCACTATAAGCCTTTTATCTCTTTTAATTCTAGCCTCTTGTGGATCTACAAAACAGTCAACCAATACAAGCAAAGCATCTAATGTCTCTGATAATGGATACTGGCAACAGCACGTCGATTATGCCATGGAAATTGATATGGATGTCAATACCTATAAATATAAGGGTAAGCAAAAGTTGGTGTATACCAACAATTCTCCAGATGTATTAAACCGTGTGTACTATCATTTATATTTCAATGCTTTTCAACCTGGAAGCGAAATGGATGTGCGCTCGCTTACTATAAAAGATCCTAGTCCAAAAATTAGTGATCGCATTAGTAAATTACAACCAAACGAGATTGGTTATATTAAAGTGAATTCACTAAAACAAAACGGAACGATTATTTCTCATAAAACGGTCGGAACAGTTTTAGAAGTACAATTAAACAAACCTATTCAGCCAGGAGAAAAGGTCACATTCGATATGGATTTTGATGCGCAAGTGCCTATTCAAATTCGTCGTTCGGGTAGAAATAATAAAGAAGGTGTTGCCTTATCCATGTCACAATGGTACCCTAAATTAGCGGAATACGATGAAGAAGGTTGGCATGCAGATCCTTATATTTCAAGGGAGTTTCATGGAGTTTGGGGCGATTTTGATGTAAAATTAACGATTGATGAAGATTATGTTGTTGGTGGCACAGGCTATCTTCAAGGGGAACCTAAAGTAAAATCTGGAAAGAAAACCCTTCATTTTAAAGCACCAAGAGTGCATGATTTTACTTGGGCTGTGGATCCTGATTTTATTCACGATACCTTTCAAATGCCAAATGGTCCACTACTCCACTTTTACTATAAAAAAGATCTAGAACAACACTATTTGGACAATTGGAAAAAGTTACCATTAGAAGCCGCTATGTTAATGGATTTCTTTAATGAAAACATTGGACAATATCCTTATGATCAATATTCTGTAATCCAAGGTGGCGATGGTGGTATGGAATACGCTATGTGTACGCTTATTACCGGAAAGCGCAGCTATGGAAGTTTATTGGGTGTTACAGCACATGAGTTGGCACATACATGGTTTCAGTTTTTGTTAGCTTCAAATGAAACAAAACATGAATGGATGGATGAAGGCTTTACAAGTTATATTTCGGCGTTGGCCATGAACTCGCTTCGCAATGACAAAAAACCCAATCCGCTTGAAGGGTCATACAGAGGGTATTTAGCTTTGGCTAATTCTGGGGTTGAACAACCTTTAACCACGCACTCGGATCGCTATGAATTCAACCAAGTTTATAGTGCTGCAGCTTACAATAAAGGTGCTGTATTTTTAGCCCAATTAGGTTATGTGATTGGTAAGGACAATTTAAAGAAAACCATTAAAAAGTATTTTGATGATTTTTCTTTTAAACACCCTAAACCGTTCGATATAATTAGAACTGCTGAACGCATTACTGATTTTGAACTCGATTGGTATTTTATTGATTTTGCACAAACCACAAACACTATTGATTATGGTGTAAAATTGATCGAAGGAAAATCCGTTACTTTAGAGCGTATAGGTTTAATGCCAATGCCTATTGACCTTTCCGTAACCTACATAGATGGTACAACAGAAGATTTTTATATTCCTTTACAAATGATGCGTGGCGAAAAACCAACTTCTGCCACTATCATTAGTGATTGGGCTTGGGCAATGCCAACGTATTCTTTTGAGGCTAAAAAGGAGATTGAATCGGTTGAGATTGATGCTTCCAAAATGATGGCAGATGTAAATCGCGCTAATAATGAACTAACAAACTAA
- a CDS encoding cation:proton antiporter — MLELAGIIILGILAQWVAWKFKIPAILPLILIGLLVGPIAAEFLSADGSKWIEPMWIEPELDAIGKPVLDEHGKPIPGRGLFPGESLYYFVSLAISIILFEGGLTLRKSEIKNVGPVITKLITVGSAITFLGSGIVAYYIFDLRWDLSFLFAGLIIVTGPTVITPILRNIPLKKDVSTVLKWEGILIDPIGALVAVLVFEFISVGGDSGFTKTALIEFGKIVLFGTTFGFTFAHALAFAINKGFIPHYLLNVVSLSTVLLVFVESELFAHESGLLAVVVMGMVLGNSKLENLKELLYFKESLSVLLISILFILLAANINIDDLLLLYTWKTAILFAIVVFIIRPLAVFVSTHGSKLNLNEKLFISWVGPRGIVAAGIASLFGSKLMRDGVEGAEYITPLVFMIVLGTVLLNATTARLFARLVGVFLTKSNGILIVGASKLPRLLGHYLVNNGRHVVLIDSNQNNIDKAEELGLDAINSNIYSDTLSDNIELNDVGYIMAMTGNSDINSYVIEKFGKEFGENGSYRLVTSDEMNNPEKSPEEGLFSPTDDYINLSEVTRKYPAIHEIELDDKAHYESLMEMASKDRYMIPLFLKDNEGELHIISIHHTKSDKIAEGFKLVYLGKPFDVEKVVSED, encoded by the coding sequence ATGTTAGAATTAGCAGGAATCATTATCCTTGGAATATTAGCACAATGGGTCGCTTGGAAATTTAAAATTCCAGCGATTTTACCATTAATATTAATAGGGTTGTTAGTTGGTCCTATTGCGGCTGAATTTTTAAGTGCAGATGGTAGTAAATGGATAGAGCCAATGTGGATTGAGCCAGAATTGGATGCCATAGGAAAACCTGTTTTAGATGAGCATGGAAAACCAATTCCAGGCAGAGGTCTTTTCCCTGGAGAAAGTCTTTATTATTTTGTGTCTTTGGCCATAAGTATCATTCTGTTTGAAGGTGGTTTAACGCTAAGGAAATCGGAAATTAAAAATGTAGGACCAGTCATTACCAAACTAATAACCGTAGGTTCTGCCATTACTTTTTTAGGATCTGGTATTGTAGCTTATTATATTTTTGACCTTAGGTGGGATTTATCTTTCTTATTTGCAGGTTTAATAATCGTAACTGGACCGACGGTAATTACGCCAATTTTAAGGAATATACCTCTTAAAAAGGATGTTTCTACGGTTCTAAAATGGGAAGGTATTCTTATTGATCCCATTGGAGCTCTAGTTGCCGTTTTGGTATTTGAATTTATTAGTGTCGGAGGCGATAGTGGCTTTACAAAAACTGCGCTTATTGAGTTTGGTAAAATTGTGCTATTTGGTACGACTTTCGGATTCACTTTTGCGCATGCTTTGGCTTTTGCAATTAACAAAGGGTTTATACCTCATTATTTATTGAATGTGGTCTCGCTGTCAACGGTATTATTGGTGTTTGTAGAGTCTGAGTTATTTGCACATGAGTCTGGTTTATTGGCCGTTGTGGTTATGGGAATGGTATTGGGAAACAGTAAACTCGAAAACCTAAAAGAACTATTATACTTTAAGGAATCGCTCAGTGTATTATTGATATCCATATTATTTATTCTTCTGGCGGCAAATATCAATATTGATGATTTACTGTTGCTTTACACTTGGAAAACCGCCATACTTTTTGCTATCGTTGTCTTTATAATTAGGCCATTGGCCGTTTTTGTAAGCACTCATGGCTCTAAACTGAATTTAAACGAAAAACTCTTTATAAGTTGGGTAGGTCCACGTGGTATTGTAGCTGCAGGTATTGCTTCCCTTTTTGGAAGTAAACTAATGCGAGATGGAGTGGAAGGTGCAGAATATATTACACCTTTGGTATTTATGATCGTTTTAGGAACGGTTTTGTTAAATGCAACTACTGCACGTTTATTCGCGAGATTAGTTGGTGTATTTTTAACAAAATCTAATGGTATTTTAATTGTAGGCGCTTCAAAATTGCCACGATTATTAGGACATTATCTTGTTAATAATGGCAGACATGTTGTATTAATAGACAGTAATCAAAATAACATAGATAAGGCGGAGGAGTTAGGACTTGACGCCATAAATTCCAACATCTATTCAGACACACTTTCTGATAATATTGAATTGAATGATGTTGGTTACATTATGGCAATGACTGGCAATTCAGACATTAACTCCTATGTGATTGAAAAATTCGGTAAGGAATTTGGTGAAAATGGTTCTTATAGATTAGTGACTTCGGACGAAATGAATAACCCAGAAAAGAGCCCAGAAGAAGGCTTGTTTTCTCCAACAGATGATTATATTAATTTATCAGAAGTGACTCGTAAATATCCAGCCATACATGAAATTGAACTAGACGATAAGGCACATTATGAAAGTCTTATGGAAATGGCGAGTAAGGATAGATATATGATTCCTTTATTTCTGAAGGATAATGAAGGAGAACTTCATATTATTTCGATTCACCATACCAAATCAGATAAAATCGCCGAAGGCTTTAAATTGGTTTATTTAGGTAAACCTTTTGATGTAGAAAAGGTGGTTTCAGAGGATTAA